The Micropterus dolomieu isolate WLL.071019.BEF.003 ecotype Adirondacks unplaced genomic scaffold, ASM2129224v1 contig_14124, whole genome shotgun sequence genomic sequence CTGTTTCACACGAAGTTAACAAAGATGCCTGATCCGGTTAAGGCTCCGAAGAAGGGCTCAAAGAAAGCCGTCTCTAAGAGCGTCTCCAAGACCggcaagaagaagaggaagaccaGGAAGGAGAGCTACGCCATCTACGTGTACAAGGTCCTGAAGCAGGTCCACCCCGACACCGGCATCTCGTCCAAGGCCATGCTGATCATGAACTCGTTCGTGAGCGACATCTTTGAGCGCATCGCCGGCGAGTCCTCCCGTCTGGCTCACTACAACAAGCGCTCCACCATCACCTCCAGGGAGATCCAGACCGCCGTCCGCCTGCTGCTGCCCGGTGAGCTGGCCAAGCACGCCGTGTCTGAAGGCACCAAGGCCGTGACCAAGTACACCAGCTCCAAGTAAACCCGCTGTTACACCCAGCAACACAAAGGCCCTTTTCAGGGCCCCCACTGTTTATACTGAGAGCTGCGTTCCTCATTTATTAACTACAGCTGATGTCTTTCACTAAACTTCCATGTTTCTCTCTATATAACACAGAAGTGAGGTCAGATTTATGTTTTCTGACACTTAACAAGAATTCACTGtgtaaattacagataaaataaactagAGCTAGCTGGATTATAAACCTGCCTGATGTTATTTTGGCATTTTATCCCAAATATACTAATGCAGCATTTTACTACTATAACAGAAAACTATAAAAATCTCTGTAGGAAAACTTCAGGCTCCCCTTACTGTAAACAtctgtttttaatttacagaaTTTGGTGAAAAATATCCACAGGAACAAACGTGAATGCTCAGGAAGTTCCCAGTAATGAACGCACTGACGATAATCTTAAAGCAAAGCAACGCTTGGTTCAGCGGCTGCTCTGAATGTCATCGTTTTGCATTCAGAACTTCTGTTGAGGATTTTGAATGTCTGTCGCCATATTTTAAGTTTATGTATCATAAAGCAAGGACTCGTACAACAACTACAGGATCCTCAACAATAAGTACAGCAGCTGTAATCAGAAGGCTGCTCTGACTTTCTAACAGCTTTGAATGTCTGTTCTTCATAAAGATTCTGTTGTCAGAAGAGGGTCAAGGGTCGAATTAAATGTTGTAGACCTCAGATGTGATGGAGGTTCGTGTTGTGTATTTGATCAGATCTGAGACTTTTCCTCAAATGTTCACCTCGTTGGGGAATTGAACTCCAGTCGTCCGCGTGACAGGCGGTGATATTGTCCACTATAGAGCGAGGAGCGTTTCTGAGGGCCCCACACAGAATGTGTTTTCAGAGTTTCCCTTCATTCAGCTGCAGTTTAGACCACAAGGTGATGAAGTTCTGTGTGGAGCTGTCTTGGATCGGAAGCGAAAAGTCAACAATGTTTCCGCCCGGTCTCGAACCGGGGACCTTTCGCGTGTGAGGCGAACGTGATAACCACTACACTACGGAAACCCGGTGTAGGTGATGCGTTcaggaacacacaggaaaattgatcaaaacaaactaaaatacaCTAAGATGAGAGTAAATGTTTATCTGAAGGTTGTGGGCAGCTGGTCTGGCAGGACCAGCAGTTCGGTTTAGCTGATATGCAGCTGTTGGCGAGCAGGTGGTGAACAGCTGTTCGGAGAGCTTTTAGGGAGCACGCTCATGTAATGTTAGGGGTCATATTAGTCGGAAAGACCCAAGTAGGGGTCGGCTGCTCGGCCGGTGGGGTTTGAATAGGTTTATAATACAATTgtacaaaatcaaataaatgcaaCATAATAACTCTAAAGTTTTAGAGTTAATTATGTTTGTGTTAGCAGAGCCAGATTATTCAACAGTTCTGGCGTGCACACCCATTACTAAGCTATAAATAATGACGGAGGAATAAAACACATGGGGCATCAGCGCTCGTGCTGGAACTCTCACTCAGGAGGAAAActttattgatttaaaaaaaaaaacacacacgcacaagaTCTTTGTTAACACATTGagagcacatttgtttctattaTGTCAACAgtttgtttagtttgggttgcaggTATTGAGTCACTGCCTCGTCTGGCTTAGTGCTCACCCTGGTGAACCAGCCAACgtgtctctttgtgctttggTTTAATCAGAGTTCCTCTTTTTTGGTTAATAAAGCTTTAGCTTTT encodes the following:
- the LOC123966726 gene encoding histone H2B 1/2-like, translating into MPDPVKAPKKGSKKAVSKSVSKTGKKKRKTRKESYAIYVYKVLKQVHPDTGISSKAMLIMNSFVSDIFERIAGESSRLAHYNKRSTITSREIQTAVRLLLPGELAKHAVSEGTKAVTKYTSSK